A genomic region of Anaerolineales bacterium contains the following coding sequences:
- a CDS encoding RecX family transcriptional regulator encodes MATITALTQQKRNPNRVNVYLDGEYAFPLAKIVAAWLKLGQELSPEKIAELQAKDGHETALQRAANFISYRPRSIAEVERNLKKFEVPADIIASVIERLQANGLLDDADFARRWVEDRAAFKPRGARALRMELRLKGMQDALIDEALQDIDEYQLASQAAERKLRQLSGLDWDTFRNKLGAHLARRGFGYEIAADVCREAWQRTHSPETREH; translated from the coding sequence ATGGCAACGATTACTGCACTCACCCAACAGAAGCGCAACCCCAACCGGGTCAATGTTTACCTGGATGGGGAATACGCCTTCCCGCTGGCCAAGATCGTGGCCGCCTGGCTTAAGCTCGGCCAGGAGCTCAGCCCAGAAAAGATTGCCGAACTGCAAGCCAAAGACGGGCATGAGACCGCCTTGCAGCGTGCGGCTAACTTCATTAGCTATCGCCCGCGCTCGATCGCCGAAGTAGAACGCAACCTCAAGAAGTTCGAAGTGCCCGCAGACATCATCGCCAGCGTGATCGAGCGCCTGCAGGCCAACGGCCTGCTGGATGATGCCGATTTCGCCCGCCGCTGGGTAGAGGACCGCGCCGCCTTCAAGCCACGCGGCGCGCGTGCCCTGCGTATGGAGCTACGCCTCAAGGGCATGCAGGATGCGCTGATCGACGAGGCCCTGCAGGATATTGATGAATACCAACTGGCCAGCCAGGCGGCTGAGCGCAAACTGCGCCAGCTCAGCGGGCTGGATTGGGACACCTTTCGCAACAAGCTTGGCGCGCACCTGGCCCGCCGCGGCTTCGGCTATGAGATTGCTGCCGATGTCTGCCGTGAGGCCTGGCAACGCACCCACTCACCAGAAACGAGGGAACACTAA
- the mraZ gene encoding division/cell wall cluster transcriptional repressor MraZ, which yields MFLGEYSHSIDDKGRLTVPARFRQLLAQGGVITRGLDGNLVVMLPEAFAAMVRNLEALSITDPKVRDLRRVITGQAERVEPDGSGRILIPQFLREEFKLGAEVKLVGISDQFEIWPQEAWARVRNRIDEAMKADPASFSGVDLAQKS from the coding sequence ATGTTTCTAGGCGAATACTCTCACTCCATCGATGACAAGGGCCGCCTCACCGTGCCGGCCCGCTTCCGCCAACTGCTGGCACAGGGCGGCGTCATCACGCGCGGGTTGGATGGCAATCTGGTGGTGATGCTGCCAGAGGCCTTCGCCGCCATGGTGCGCAACCTCGAGGCGCTGAGTATCACCGATCCCAAGGTGCGCGATCTGCGCCGCGTGATCACCGGCCAGGCGGAGCGTGTGGAGCCTGACGGCAGCGGCCGCATCCTCATCCCGCAGTTCCTGCGCGAGGAGTTCAAGCTCGGCGCCGAGGTCAAGCTGGTGGGCATCAGTGACCAGTTTGAAATCTGGCCGCAGGAGGCGTGGGCCCGCGTGCGCAACCGTATCGATGAGGCGATGAAAGCAGACCCCGCCAGCTTTTCAGGCGTAGACCTGGCCCAAAAGAGCTAG
- a CDS encoding fructosamine kinase family protein: MIPQGVANWLQQQGYGGVVASSPAAGGCINNGAHLVTESGAHFFLKTNANAPADLFAREAEGLEALAGTRTLRVPAVVLVDEGFLLLEDLQPAARTAGYWPQLGRGLAQLHAHTQAHFGFAHDNYIGLTPQPNGWLADGYVFFAERRLHHQAHLAHSHSLLSADQVAAVERLAARLPQLVPPQPASLLHGDLWAGNVLAGATGAPALIDPAAYFGWAEADLAMTALFGQFPGEFYSAYTEVRALELGWRERFDVYNLYHLLNHLNLFGGGYYAQVMAVVERYG; this comes from the coding sequence ATGATTCCTCAGGGCGTCGCCAATTGGCTGCAGCAACAGGGCTACGGCGGCGTGGTTGCCAGCTCTCCCGCGGCGGGCGGCTGCATCAACAACGGCGCCCACCTGGTGACGGAGAGTGGTGCGCATTTCTTTTTAAAGACCAACGCCAACGCACCCGCCGATCTGTTCGCGCGTGAGGCTGAGGGCTTAGAGGCACTGGCGGGCACGCGCACGCTGCGCGTGCCCGCGGTTGTCCTGGTGGACGAGGGATTCCTGCTGCTCGAGGATCTGCAGCCGGCCGCTCGGACGGCAGGCTACTGGCCGCAGCTGGGGCGCGGCCTGGCGCAGCTGCACGCCCACACCCAGGCGCATTTTGGCTTTGCGCACGACAATTACATCGGCCTCACGCCACAGCCCAACGGCTGGCTGGCCGATGGCTATGTGTTCTTCGCCGAACGGCGTCTACACCACCAGGCCCATCTTGCGCATAGCCACTCTCTGTTGAGTGCTGATCAAGTTGCCGCGGTTGAGCGCCTGGCCGCCCGGCTGCCGCAGCTTGTGCCGCCGCAGCCAGCTAGCTTGCTGCATGGCGATCTGTGGGCCGGCAATGTGCTCGCTGGTGCCACGGGCGCGCCTGCGCTCATCGACCCGGCGGCGTACTTCGGCTGGGCGGAAGCCGATCTGGCGATGACTGCGCTGTTCGGCCAATTTCCGGGGGAGTTCTACTCCGCCTACACCGAAGTGCGTGCACTGGAGCTGGGCTGGCGCGAGCGCTTTGATGTGTACAACCTCTATCACTTGCTCAATCATTTGAATCTATTCGGTGGCGGCTATTATGCGCAGGTGATGGCGGTGGTGGAGAGGTATGGGTAG
- the recA gene encoding recombinase RecA, with protein sequence MSKEKDNALQNALEQITKRWGEGSIMRLGETESMAVESIPTGSLSLDLALGVGGVPRGRVSEIYGPESSGKTTICQHIVAEVQKRGGTAAYVDMEHALDPNYAARCGVDVEKLLVSQPDTGEQALEIAEALVRSGAVDVVIVDSVAALVPRSEIEGDMGDATMGMQARLMSQALRKLSGVIRQTNTAVVFTNQLRQKIGVMFGNPETTTGGMALKFYASVRMDVRRIQSIKDGQEIVGSRTRVRVVKNKVSAPFRTAEFDIMYNEGISKAGDLLDLASQMDIITKRGSHYLYGEERLGQGRENAKAFLRENTNLASEIEGKVRAQADPNMLLGGAEPEDEE encoded by the coding sequence ATGAGCAAAGAAAAAGATAACGCCCTGCAAAACGCACTGGAGCAGATCACCAAACGTTGGGGTGAAGGCAGCATCATGCGCCTCGGTGAAACCGAGAGCATGGCGGTGGAATCCATCCCCACCGGCTCGCTCTCGCTCGACCTCGCCTTAGGCGTGGGCGGCGTGCCGCGTGGCCGCGTCTCCGAGATCTACGGCCCGGAATCCTCCGGCAAAACCACCATCTGCCAGCACATCGTGGCCGAGGTGCAGAAGCGCGGCGGCACCGCCGCCTACGTGGATATGGAGCACGCCCTCGACCCCAACTACGCCGCGCGCTGCGGAGTAGACGTGGAAAAGCTGCTGGTCTCGCAGCCGGATACCGGCGAGCAGGCCCTGGAGATTGCCGAGGCGCTGGTGCGCTCCGGCGCGGTGGACGTGGTCATCGTCGATTCGGTGGCCGCCCTGGTGCCGCGCTCCGAGATCGAGGGCGATATGGGCGATGCTACGATGGGCATGCAGGCGCGCCTGATGTCGCAGGCGCTGCGCAAGCTCTCCGGTGTCATTCGTCAGACGAATACGGCCGTGGTCTTCACCAACCAGTTGCGCCAGAAGATCGGCGTGATGTTCGGCAACCCCGAAACCACCACCGGCGGCATGGCGCTCAAGTTCTATGCCTCGGTGCGCATGGATGTACGCCGCATCCAATCCATCAAAGATGGGCAGGAGATCGTGGGCAGCCGCACGCGGGTGCGCGTGGTGAAAAACAAGGTTTCGGCCCCCTTCCGCACCGCCGAATTTGACATCATGTATAATGAAGGCATCTCCAAGGCTGGCGATCTGCTGGACTTGGCGAGCCAAATGGATATCATCACCAAGCGCGGTTCGCACTATCTCTATGGAGAAGAGCGCTTGGGGCAAGGCCGTGAGAATGCGAAAGCCTTCTTGCGGGAAAACACAAACCTGGCCAGCGAGATCGAAGGCAAAGTCCGGGCCCAGGCAGACCCCAACATGTTGTTGGGCGGCGCCGAACCCGAAGACGAAGAGTAG
- the rsmH gene encoding 16S rRNA (cytosine(1402)-N(4))-methyltransferase RsmH, producing MQAEERAAAAHLSVLYKETLAALSPTPGGRYVDGTLGAGGHAGGLLEGSSPDGQLLGLDVDPEALALATQRLAPFGERAHIRHGSYADLAQHLAALGWGAVDGILLDLGASSMQFDQAARGFSFQKDGPLDMRFNPAAARSAADLVNTLPEAELADLLYAYGEERQSHRIARAIVAARPLHSSRALAELVAKTLGGKRPGRGGAIHPATRSFQALRIAVNGELDAVQAVLPQALAALKPGGRLAIISFHSLEDRLVKQYFRQESRDCICPPGQPVCTCGHTASLKELTRKPVAASPQEVAANPRARSAHLRVAERLAQKL from the coding sequence ATGCAGGCAGAGGAGCGCGCTGCGGCGGCGCATCTTTCGGTACTTTACAAAGAAACACTCGCAGCACTGTCACCCACGCCGGGCGGCCGCTATGTCGATGGCACGCTGGGCGCCGGTGGGCATGCCGGGGGGCTGCTGGAGGGCAGCTCCCCGGACGGCCAACTGCTGGGATTGGACGTCGATCCCGAGGCGCTGGCCTTGGCCACGCAGCGGTTAGCGCCCTTCGGTGAACGGGCGCACATCCGCCATGGCTCGTATGCCGATCTGGCCCAGCATCTGGCGGCGCTGGGGTGGGGCGCGGTGGATGGCATCCTGCTCGACCTGGGGGCCTCCTCCATGCAGTTTGACCAGGCCGCACGCGGCTTCTCCTTCCAAAAGGATGGCCCGCTGGACATGCGCTTCAACCCGGCGGCCGCCCGCAGCGCCGCCGACCTGGTGAATACGCTGCCCGAAGCCGAGCTTGCGGACCTGCTCTACGCCTATGGCGAAGAGCGCCAATCGCACCGCATTGCCCGCGCTATCGTGGCGGCCCGCCCGCTGCACAGCAGCCGGGCGCTGGCCGAGCTGGTAGCCAAGACGCTTGGCGGCAAGCGCCCCGGCCGGGGCGGCGCAATCCACCCCGCCACGCGCAGCTTCCAGGCGCTGCGCATCGCCGTCAACGGCGAGCTGGATGCAGTGCAGGCCGTGCTGCCGCAGGCGCTGGCGGCGCTCAAGCCCGGCGGGCGGCTGGCGATCATCTCCTTCCATTCGCTGGAGGATCGCCTGGTCAAGCAGTACTTCCGCCAGGAGAGCCGGGATTGTATTTGCCCGCCCGGCCAGCCGGTGTGCACCTGCGGGCACACCGCCAGCCTGAAGGAACTGACCCGCAAGCCGGTTGCGGCCAGCCCGCAGGAAGTAGCTGCCAACCCGCGGGCACGCAGCGCTCACTTGCGCGTGGCTGAGCGCCTGGCGCAGAAACTTTAA
- a CDS encoding polysaccharide deacetylase family protein yields MRALAGKLLRGVGRILPLSVYRAVFARDVIGFFYHSVSDAYLPHVQHLYAPEPVARFEAALQYLQRHFHPVSDAEIEAHRVEGKPLPRRAVHLSFDDGFSECYSVVRPLLLKYRIPCTFYVTTSWLDNASMFYRNKTSLCIEQVRTLERDAVKMVLTSLNHALGLSLSDAASFERWIKTQQAAEEGVIDMTAKMLGVDVKAYLQERTPYLTREQVRTLHADGFTIGAHTVRHAKLATLSDAEIEAEIVESGRAVQAITGQARVTLSFPYSGNGLRRALLADIRQRHPWLGLFYDTQDLQRDVPFIVQRIWAEKAALRTVGRRTNVPALLHDAYAAELLDAARRGSGARDVG; encoded by the coding sequence ATGAGGGCACTGGCTGGGAAACTGCTGCGTGGGGTGGGGCGCATACTGCCGCTGAGCGTGTACCGCGCGGTCTTTGCTCGCGATGTGATCGGGTTCTTTTATCACTCCGTCTCCGACGCGTATCTGCCGCATGTGCAGCACCTTTACGCCCCGGAGCCCGTGGCGCGTTTTGAGGCTGCGCTGCAATACCTGCAGCGTCACTTTCATCCCGTCAGCGATGCTGAGATCGAGGCGCACCGTGTGGAAGGCAAGCCCTTGCCGCGGCGCGCCGTGCACCTGTCATTCGATGATGGCTTCAGCGAGTGCTACAGTGTGGTGCGCCCGTTGCTGCTCAAGTACCGCATCCCCTGCACGTTTTACGTCACGACCAGTTGGCTGGACAATGCCAGCATGTTCTATCGCAACAAAACCTCGCTGTGCATCGAGCAGGTGCGTACGCTCGAGCGTGATGCGGTGAAAATGGTGCTCACCAGCCTGAACCATGCGCTAGGGCTCAGCCTTTCGGATGCGGCCAGCTTTGAGCGCTGGATCAAGACCCAGCAGGCTGCCGAAGAAGGCGTGATCGATATGACCGCCAAAATGCTCGGCGTGGACGTGAAGGCCTATTTGCAGGAACGCACGCCGTATCTGACCCGTGAGCAGGTGCGTACCCTGCACGCGGATGGCTTCACCATCGGCGCGCATACTGTGCGCCATGCCAAGCTGGCCACGCTGAGCGATGCCGAGATCGAAGCGGAGATCGTGGAGTCGGGCCGTGCGGTGCAGGCCATCACCGGGCAGGCGCGCGTCACGCTCTCTTTCCCGTACTCCGGCAACGGCCTGCGCCGCGCCCTGCTGGCGGATATCCGCCAGCGCCATCCCTGGCTGGGCCTCTTTTACGATACGCAGGATCTGCAGCGCGATGTGCCCTTCATCGTGCAGCGCATCTGGGCGGAGAAGGCCGCTTTGCGCACGGTGGGGCGGCGCACGAATGTGCCGGCGCTGCTGCATGATGCCTATGCGGCCGAGCTGCTGGATGCGGCGCGCCGCGGCTCTGGTGCTCGCGATGTAGGCTAA
- a CDS encoding low molecular weight phosphotyrosine protein phosphatase gives MAKTRILFVCLGNIIRSPLGEKLFEYVANEAGVGEKYAVDSAGTSAYHIGERPDERMRRTAQRRGFVYDGRARQVNAQDLEDFDLVIAMDLENMNNLLALARSEEQAAKVHLMRSFDPEADGAVAVPDPWYDGPQGFEHVYDIVERSVRGLLRWLEAGAAAQPGRRHPAAPDDASAPQ, from the coding sequence ATGGCTAAAACACGCATCCTCTTCGTCTGCCTCGGCAACATCATTCGCAGCCCGCTGGGGGAGAAGCTCTTCGAGTATGTGGCCAACGAAGCGGGAGTGGGGGAGAAGTACGCGGTGGACTCTGCCGGCACCTCGGCCTATCACATCGGCGAGCGGCCGGATGAGCGCATGCGCCGCACGGCGCAGCGCCGCGGCTTTGTCTACGATGGCCGCGCCCGCCAGGTAAACGCGCAAGATTTGGAAGACTTCGATCTGGTCATCGCCATGGACCTGGAGAACATGAACAACCTGCTCGCCCTGGCGCGCAGCGAGGAGCAGGCCGCCAAGGTGCACTTGATGCGTAGTTTTGACCCTGAGGCCGATGGCGCTGTGGCCGTGCCCGACCCCTGGTACGACGGCCCGCAGGGGTTCGAGCATGTGTACGACATCGTGGAGCGCAGCGTGCGCGGCCTGCTGCGCTGGCTTGAAGCAGGAGCTGCTGCGCAGCCTGGCAGAAGACATCCGGCTGCGCCGGATGACGCTTCTGCGCCGCAATGA
- a CDS encoding sensor domain-containing diguanylate cyclase: MQREPNLLDYFLCGLLYYLGVRIGIDFGVLEEGIAQIWAANAALLVPLLLFRGRKAYIFILIVYFVEVSLSLAVVPLEATLAYTSANVLECVVAFWLLRRWGVSEFLSSFSSFGKFLMAGPLLGAFCAALVGGYVYSIFNATATSYLEFVRIWWMGDATGLIIFAPLLMGFWPGRSKQAMPRPPLQWYDYGLLLLQAVLLARSLNLIDDRWQLPFITPGLLLPIALYFASRLEVRWVLLANAGLSLLYVVRLVQVESLFGDMSAADQAMLLQESLLAISVTTVGLSILMREYRAQQCQLNEANQVLVKTVSARTRELRRANRLLRRQATTDALTGVHNRRVFFELATKEFNRSRRAGTPFAIVMLDLDHFKQINDSIGHIWGDEVLKGCAGKISAALRTSDTVARYGGEEFAVLLPETSRTQALQIMRRVLKGVGANPFAIDAHSVVVTVSIGCTVLLPEDADMSATLQRADNALLLAKQRGRNRVEFL, translated from the coding sequence ATGCAACGTGAGCCAAATCTGCTGGATTATTTTCTTTGTGGGCTGCTGTATTACCTGGGGGTTCGCATCGGGATTGATTTCGGCGTTTTAGAAGAGGGCATTGCCCAGATCTGGGCAGCCAATGCCGCCCTGCTGGTTCCCTTGCTGTTGTTCCGCGGGCGCAAAGCCTACATTTTTATTCTGATCGTCTATTTTGTTGAGGTGAGCCTCTCGCTGGCCGTGGTGCCGTTGGAGGCGACGCTGGCCTACACCAGCGCCAACGTGCTCGAGTGTGTGGTGGCTTTTTGGTTGCTGCGCCGTTGGGGAGTGAGTGAATTCCTGAGTTCGTTCAGTAGCTTTGGCAAATTTCTGATGGCCGGGCCGCTGCTGGGCGCCTTCTGCGCCGCGTTGGTGGGTGGCTATGTGTATTCCATATTCAATGCCACCGCCACCTCCTACCTGGAGTTTGTGCGCATTTGGTGGATGGGCGATGCCACCGGATTGATCATTTTCGCACCACTGCTGATGGGCTTTTGGCCCGGGCGTAGCAAGCAGGCCATGCCGCGCCCGCCACTGCAGTGGTACGACTATGGATTGCTCCTGCTACAGGCTGTGTTGTTGGCGCGCAGCCTCAACCTAATTGATGATCGTTGGCAATTGCCCTTCATTACCCCGGGCTTGCTGCTGCCGATCGCCCTGTACTTTGCCTCGCGCCTCGAAGTGCGCTGGGTGCTACTGGCCAATGCCGGCCTTTCGTTGCTTTATGTGGTGCGTTTGGTGCAAGTGGAGAGCTTGTTTGGCGATATGTCGGCTGCCGATCAAGCCATGTTGCTGCAAGAATCGTTGCTGGCGATCAGTGTGACCACAGTAGGGCTTTCGATCTTGATGCGCGAATACCGGGCGCAGCAGTGCCAATTGAATGAAGCCAATCAGGTGCTGGTGAAGACGGTTTCGGCGCGCACGCGGGAGCTGCGCCGCGCCAACCGCCTGCTGCGCCGCCAGGCGACCACCGATGCGCTCACCGGCGTGCACAACCGGCGCGTCTTCTTTGAGCTGGCCACGAAAGAATTCAACCGCAGCCGCCGAGCAGGCACGCCGTTTGCCATCGTGATGCTGGATCTGGACCATTTCAAGCAGATCAATGACAGCATCGGCCACATCTGGGGTGACGAGGTGCTCAAAGGCTGCGCCGGCAAGATCAGCGCCGCGTTGCGCACCTCCGACACGGTGGCACGCTACGGCGGCGAAGAATTTGCCGTCCTGCTGCCGGAGACCAGCCGCACGCAGGCTTTGCAGATCATGCGGCGCGTGTTGAAGGGAGTGGGCGCCAACCCGTTTGCGATCGATGCGCATTCGGTGGTGGTTACCGTGAGCATTGGCTGCACGGTGCTGTTGCCTGAGGATGCGGATATGTCGGCTACTTTGCAACGCGCCGATAATGCCTTGCTGCTGGCCAAGCAGCGTGGGCGCAACCGCGTCGAATTCCTCTAA
- a CDS encoding GNAT family N-acetyltransferase: MDSIRIERIKLKDLATVAARYVDGAAPGSFIPITKHRAGAMAHNPHATPDDVALLLALQGERPVGYFGLAAVQLAHAGQLHRVHWLTTWAVSKDMLGKGLGSQLMQAAIDLDVDLAIVGSAPARRVSAKFGFQEVAPLSYIRLDFEVAGRYNPLGLLLRGLRKLASLVGLKLTIEPVQAVFHRLFETLFGWLLRPLFLALAQAAVGPSAAAALPAPQAFAVPAPQGTHFYRDAAVLNWTLQQPWVLPSRRSASAYLDYEFTDWRPGFTIFAVGDAQHYALFQFSQIRGRGVLKALDATLPPRPWLAAAVQAARARRAHIIEGEAALAAALPGWLRPLLVRRLQRTLQLHPHHADSPLAQAMAAGSFVQHYTDGDMVFT, translated from the coding sequence ATGGACTCCATTCGCATTGAGCGCATCAAGCTCAAAGACCTGGCCACTGTTGCCGCCCGCTATGTAGACGGTGCCGCGCCGGGCAGCTTTATTCCCATCACCAAGCACCGCGCCGGCGCCATGGCGCACAATCCGCACGCCACGCCAGACGATGTGGCCTTGCTGCTGGCCCTACAGGGGGAGCGCCCGGTGGGCTACTTCGGCCTGGCTGCGGTGCAATTGGCCCATGCGGGCCAACTGCACCGCGTGCACTGGCTCACCACCTGGGCGGTGAGCAAAGATATGCTCGGCAAAGGGTTGGGCTCACAGCTCATGCAGGCGGCCATTGACCTCGACGTTGACCTCGCCATCGTGGGCAGCGCCCCGGCGCGCCGCGTCAGCGCCAAGTTTGGCTTTCAGGAAGTTGCCCCACTATCGTATATACGCCTCGATTTTGAGGTCGCCGGACGTTATAACCCGCTTGGTTTGTTGCTGCGCGGCCTGCGCAAGCTCGCCAGCCTGGTTGGGCTGAAGCTGACGATCGAGCCTGTGCAAGCCGTCTTCCATCGCCTCTTTGAAACGCTGTTCGGCTGGCTGCTGCGCCCGCTGTTCTTGGCGCTGGCGCAGGCCGCGGTTGGGCCTTCGGCCGCGGCCGCTTTGCCAGCGCCCCAGGCCTTCGCCGTGCCCGCGCCGCAGGGCACGCACTTTTACCGCGACGCGGCGGTGCTGAACTGGACGCTGCAGCAGCCCTGGGTGTTACCAAGTAGGCGCTCTGCGAGCGCCTACTTGGATTATGAATTCACCGATTGGCGCCCCGGTTTCACCATCTTCGCCGTGGGGGACGCGCAGCACTATGCGCTATTCCAGTTCTCGCAGATCCGCGGCCGTGGGGTGCTCAAGGCGCTGGATGCTACTTTGCCGCCGCGCCCCTGGCTGGCCGCCGCCGTGCAGGCCGCCCGCGCGCGCCGCGCCCACATCATCGAGGGCGAGGCGGCCTTGGCGGCGGCCTTGCCCGGCTGGCTGCGGCCGCTGCTGGTGCGCCGCCTGCAGCGCACGCTGCAACTACACCCGCACCACGCCGATAGCCCCTTGGCGCAAGCCATGGCGGCGGGCAGCTTCGTGCAGCACTATACCGATGGTGATATGGTGTTTACTTAA
- a CDS encoding NADP-dependent malic enzyme, which yields MADLRQDALDYHHLNNKPGKIAVVPTKPLDTQRDLALAYSPGVAEPVLEIEKDPSLAYQYTAKGNLVGVISNGTAILGLGDRGALASKPVMEGKGVLFKKFADIDVFDIEVNATDIDELVKIVAGIAPTFGGINLEDIKAPECFEVERRLIEMLDIPVFHDDQHGTAIIASAGLLNGLDLVGKKIETARFVVSGAGASALTCARMAIKLGAKPENVLLVDSKGVVYKGRSEGMNQYKQELAVETAARSLADAVSGADVFYGLSVGGLLTPEMVATMAKNPLIFAMANPDPEITYEDAKQARPDAIVATGRSDYPNQINNVLGFPYIFRGALDVRARTINDEMKIAAARALAELAREDVPDSVLRAYGIESLKYGADYIIPKPFDPRVLLWVAPAVAEAAMQTGVAQHPVDLDAYRDELALRQGRGQQVRQYFINKAKQLKQRARVVFPEGEDSKIIRAAAQVEEEGIAHPILIARPEVIEQQLADLGLDYTPELVDLRHFEKMEAYHQAYYELRQRNGVTRVSAEKMLRDRNAFGAMMVKMGDADAMISGRTFEYPEVIRPALQIHHTAPGVAKACGVYIVIVEQRVYLFTDATVNIDPSAEDLADIAIQAADFARQIGLEPQVAMLSFSNFGATPHPQSFKVRKAVELAQARAPELVIDGEMQADTAVVAEIVEQRYPFSKVKHANVLVFPSLEAANVSYKLLNRLGNAHTIGPILLGLGAPIQVLQTGDQVQDIVNMTAVAVLDADKRKQG from the coding sequence ATGGCAGATTTACGACAGGATGCGCTGGATTACCACCATCTCAACAACAAGCCGGGCAAGATCGCCGTGGTGCCCACCAAGCCGCTGGATACCCAGCGTGATCTGGCGTTGGCCTATTCGCCCGGCGTGGCCGAGCCGGTGCTCGAGATCGAGAAAGATCCCAGCCTGGCGTACCAATACACCGCCAAGGGCAACCTGGTTGGGGTGATCTCTAACGGCACCGCCATTCTGGGCCTGGGTGACCGTGGCGCGCTGGCCTCCAAGCCAGTCATGGAAGGCAAGGGCGTGCTGTTCAAGAAGTTTGCCGATATTGACGTCTTCGATATCGAGGTAAACGCCACCGATATCGATGAGCTAGTCAAGATCGTGGCGGGCATCGCGCCCACTTTCGGCGGCATCAACCTGGAGGACATCAAGGCCCCCGAATGCTTCGAGGTCGAGCGGCGCCTGATCGAGATGCTCGATATTCCCGTCTTCCATGATGACCAGCACGGTACCGCCATCATCGCCAGCGCCGGCTTGCTCAACGGCCTAGACTTGGTGGGCAAGAAGATCGAGACGGCGCGCTTCGTCGTCTCCGGAGCGGGCGCTTCGGCGCTCACCTGCGCGCGCATGGCGATCAAGCTCGGCGCCAAGCCGGAGAATGTGTTGCTGGTGGATAGCAAGGGCGTGGTGTACAAGGGCCGCAGCGAGGGCATGAACCAATACAAGCAGGAGCTCGCCGTGGAAACCGCGGCGCGCAGCCTGGCGGATGCGGTGAGTGGCGCCGATGTGTTCTACGGCCTCTCCGTGGGCGGCTTGCTCACGCCCGAGATGGTGGCCACGATGGCGAAGAACCCGCTGATCTTCGCCATGGCCAACCCAGACCCTGAGATCACCTATGAGGACGCCAAGCAGGCCCGGCCGGATGCGATCGTGGCCACGGGGCGCTCTGATTACCCGAACCAGATCAATAACGTGCTCGGCTTCCCCTACATTTTCCGCGGGGCGCTGGATGTACGCGCTCGCACGATCAACGACGAAATGAAGATCGCCGCGGCGCGTGCGCTGGCTGAGCTGGCGCGTGAAGACGTGCCCGATAGCGTGCTGCGTGCTTACGGCATCGAAAGCCTTAAGTATGGCGCTGATTACATAATCCCCAAGCCGTTTGATCCGCGTGTGCTGCTGTGGGTGGCCCCGGCGGTAGCCGAGGCGGCGATGCAAACCGGCGTAGCCCAGCACCCGGTGGATTTGGACGCCTACCGCGATGAGCTGGCGCTGCGCCAGGGCCGCGGCCAGCAAGTGCGCCAATACTTCATCAATAAGGCTAAGCAGCTTAAGCAGCGCGCCCGCGTGGTCTTCCCTGAGGGCGAGGACAGCAAGATCATCCGGGCCGCGGCGCAGGTGGAGGAGGAGGGCATTGCCCATCCCATCCTCATCGCCCGGCCCGAAGTGATCGAGCAGCAGCTGGCCGATCTTGGCCTGGATTACACGCCGGAGCTTGTCGACCTGCGTCACTTCGAGAAGATGGAGGCCTATCATCAGGCCTACTACGAACTGCGCCAGCGCAATGGCGTTACCCGCGTCAGTGCCGAGAAGATGTTGCGCGATCGCAATGCCTTTGGCGCCATGATGGTGAAGATGGGCGATGCCGATGCAATGATCTCGGGCCGTACCTTTGAGTACCCTGAAGTGATTCGCCCGGCACTGCAAATTCATCACACCGCGCCGGGAGTGGCCAAAGCCTGTGGCGTGTACATCGTGATCGTGGAGCAGCGCGTGTATCTATTTACGGATGCTACGGTGAACATTGACCCGAGCGCCGAAGATCTGGCCGATATTGCCATCCAGGCGGCGGATTTTGCCCGCCAGATCGGCCTCGAGCCGCAGGTGGCGATGCTGTCGTTCTCGAACTTTGGCGCCACGCCGCACCCGCAATCCTTTAAGGTGCGCAAGGCGGTGGAGCTGGCCCAGGCGCGGGCGCCCGAGCTGGTGATCGACGGTGAGATGCAGGCGGATACCGCCGTGGTGGCCGAGATCGTGGAGCAGCGCTACCCGTTCAGCAAAGTGAAGCATGCCAATGTGCTGGTCTTCCCTTCGTTGGAGGCGGCCAACGTGAGCTACAAGCTGCTTAACCGTTTGGGCAATGCCCACACCATCGGGCCGATCCTGCTGGGTTTGGGCGCCCCGATCCAGGTGCTGCAAACCGGTGACCAGGTGCAAGACATCGTCAACATGACTGCCGTGGCCGTGCTGGATGCCGATAAGCGTAAGCAAGGCTGA